In Ruminiclostridium papyrosolvens DSM 2782, the following proteins share a genomic window:
- a CDS encoding recombinase family protein — protein MIVDIYLRKSRSDEELEKTLGNGETLARHRKALLRYAKENGLTILNIHEELVSGEELFFRPAMLATLKDVEAGACDGVLVMDIQRLGRGDMEEQGLILKAFKKSNTKIITPKKIYDLNDEFDEEYSEFEAFMSRKEYKMINRRMQRGRINSVEEGNYIATRPPYGYDVLRIDKNTRTLTPNSQQADVVKMIFNGYVNENMGCSKIANELNQLGIKSYTGAEWEKSTITNLIKNPIYIGKLVWKKKCIRKSKESGKKRDTYTRPADEWIVCNGKHKAIIEESIYLKAQEILAQKYHVPYQLKNRIANPLAGIVICGICGSKMIQRPVANKAPRIMCPKSCGQKSNKFITVENLLLERLESYYSNMLLSAKKTSQMREPTKSLLIKKNITSLENELKTLEQQKVKAFDLLEQGIYDIDTFTERTNYISGKITQIDNSMSESERQLHDIELKLTANQDYIIKLRSVLDAYIKMDSPSDKNLLIKSVLDKVVYSKEPDAGADDFKIALYPKIQCPPFHAMAQNI, from the coding sequence ATGATAGTTGATATCTACCTGAGGAAATCAAGATCTGATGAAGAGCTGGAAAAGACATTAGGAAATGGTGAAACCCTTGCCAGACATCGCAAAGCCCTATTAAGATATGCAAAAGAAAACGGGCTTACAATTTTAAATATCCATGAAGAACTTGTATCCGGAGAAGAATTATTTTTCAGGCCTGCAATGCTTGCTACATTAAAAGATGTAGAAGCCGGTGCCTGTGACGGTGTGCTTGTAATGGATATTCAAAGGCTCGGACGTGGTGACATGGAAGAGCAGGGGCTTATTCTAAAGGCCTTTAAAAAATCTAATACTAAAATAATCACACCCAAAAAAATTTACGACCTCAATGACGAATTTGATGAGGAATATAGTGAATTTGAAGCCTTTATGAGTCGTAAAGAATATAAAATGATTAACCGACGAATGCAGCGAGGCAGAATTAATTCGGTTGAAGAAGGAAATTATATTGCAACGAGACCTCCATATGGATATGATGTTTTAAGAATCGATAAAAACACCAGAACATTAACACCAAATTCACAACAAGCAGATGTTGTAAAAATGATATTTAACGGGTACGTAAATGAAAACATGGGCTGCAGTAAAATTGCCAACGAGCTTAACCAACTGGGTATAAAATCATATACAGGCGCCGAGTGGGAAAAATCCACCATAACTAATTTGATTAAAAACCCCATTTACATCGGGAAACTTGTCTGGAAGAAAAAATGCATTCGCAAGTCGAAAGAATCCGGAAAAAAGAGAGACACATATACCAGACCCGCTGACGAATGGATTGTATGCAATGGAAAGCATAAAGCAATAATAGAAGAATCAATATATCTAAAGGCTCAGGAAATTCTGGCTCAGAAATATCATGTACCCTATCAGCTTAAAAACCGTATTGCGAATCCTCTTGCAGGTATTGTTATTTGCGGCATTTGCGGCAGCAAAATGATTCAACGTCCTGTAGCAAACAAAGCCCCTAGAATTATGTGCCCCAAAAGCTGCGGCCAGAAAAGCAACAAGTTTATAACCGTAGAAAACTTATTGCTTGAGAGACTTGAAAGCTATTATTCCAACATGCTGCTCAGTGCAAAAAAAACATCCCAAATGAGAGAGCCAACAAAATCCTTACTAATTAAAAAAAATATAACATCGTTGGAAAATGAACTAAAAACACTGGAACAGCAAAAAGTTAAGGCCTTTGATTTATTGGAACAAGGCATATATGATATAGACACCTTTACGGAAAGAACAAACTATATCTCGGGAAAAATCACTCAAATAGACAATTCTATGTCAGAATCGGAAAGGCAATTACATGATATTGAACTGAAGCTTACAGCTAATCAGGATTATATCATTAAACTTAGAAGTGTTTTAGATGCCTATATAAAAATGGATTCTCCTTCGGATAAAAATCTGCTTATAAAATCAGTACTGGATAAAGTAGTATATAGCAAAGAACCCGATGCAGGAGCTGATGATTTTAAAATCGCATTGTATCCTAAAATACAGTGTCCTCCCTTTCATGCCATGGCACAAAACATTTAG
- a CDS encoding MATE family efflux transporter — translation MSKINYNTEGRDNTLYTKKDLLRLFFPALTEQFLSTAIGVVNTMMVSGLGAFAVSAVGIVDSINFVVMNLFVAVSTGATVTIAQHLGASNRGDASKTAAQAITAVLLMSTIAGLGLYIFGNQIINFLFGDAEYAVKSAARTYMICSAISYPILGLFDVCTGISRASNNFRASMFAVVASNMVNFMVGALLIFVFDFGVLGAGIGLICARLTGAIIVVFSLFKSHHLDVFRSSFRITSKILKPVLYIGLPAGIDSLVFNGGKLLVQTIVASLGTSALAANSIASSTNSLLNIPGNAITIVAVTVVGHYAGAGLKEDLNKIIKKLMVYTMVLLGAVSLAFFPFVHHFLKLYSPAPDVASLALHITYLTLICIPIFWPAAFLLPACLRSTRDVVFVTVISIMSMWLIRVFGGYMLVKYTSLGLMGIWVAWCFDWVTRGIPFLGRVVARRYERYLPKTEAEVSS, via the coding sequence ATGTCGAAAATTAATTACAATACAGAAGGCCGTGATAACACTTTGTATACAAAAAAGGATTTATTACGCCTCTTTTTTCCTGCTCTTACCGAACAGTTTCTTTCTACGGCAATAGGTGTAGTAAATACTATGATGGTAAGCGGATTAGGGGCATTTGCAGTATCGGCAGTGGGCATAGTAGATTCTATAAACTTTGTAGTTATGAATCTTTTTGTTGCTGTGTCCACAGGTGCTACAGTTACTATAGCACAGCATTTGGGAGCTTCAAACAGAGGAGATGCTTCAAAGACTGCGGCTCAGGCAATTACGGCTGTTCTTTTAATGTCCACAATTGCAGGACTTGGTCTCTACATATTCGGAAACCAGATAATAAATTTTCTTTTTGGAGATGCCGAATACGCCGTTAAATCAGCGGCAAGAACATATATGATTTGTTCAGCTATATCGTATCCGATACTGGGACTCTTTGACGTATGTACAGGTATATCAAGGGCCAGTAATAATTTCAGGGCATCAATGTTTGCAGTTGTTGCATCAAATATGGTTAATTTTATGGTGGGGGCCCTGTTGATTTTTGTATTTGATTTCGGGGTACTGGGAGCCGGCATCGGCCTGATTTGCGCAAGACTAACCGGAGCAATTATCGTGGTATTTTCGTTATTTAAGTCACATCATTTGGATGTTTTTCGCAGTTCATTTAGAATAACTTCAAAAATCTTAAAGCCTGTTTTATATATTGGACTTCCGGCAGGGATAGACAGTCTTGTCTTTAACGGAGGAAAACTTCTGGTGCAGACAATAGTGGCATCCCTTGGAACCTCGGCACTTGCTGCAAACAGTATTGCAAGCTCTACAAATTCACTGCTGAACATACCCGGAAATGCAATAACAATAGTTGCTGTTACGGTTGTGGGGCATTATGCCGGAGCAGGATTAAAAGAGGATTTGAACAAAATTATTAAGAAGCTCATGGTTTATACAATGGTGCTTTTAGGTGCTGTTTCTCTGGCCTTTTTCCCGTTTGTACACCATTTTCTGAAATTGTATTCTCCGGCACCGGATGTGGCAAGCCTTGCTTTGCATATAACATATCTTACACTTATATGTATACCTATTTTCTGGCCGGCTGCTTTTCTCCTTCCGGCATGTCTGAGAAGTACAAGAGATGTTGTATTTGTAACAGTTATTTCCATAATGAGTATGTGGCTCATAAGAGTTTTCGGGGGCTATATGTTAGTAAAGTATACAAGCCTTGGCCTTATGGGAATATGGGTGGCATGGTGCTTTGACTGGGTCACAAGGGGAATTCCTTTTCTTGGAAGAGTGGTTGCAAGACGATATGAGAGATATTTACCAAAAACAGAAGCTGAGGTATCTTCTTAA
- the pyrH gene encoding UMP kinase: MSELKYKRIMLKISGEALAGDKGQGIDTDTVNEICERISVVYKMGAEIAIVVGGGNFWRGRSGKGMDRTTADHMGMLATVINSLGLQDALESRDIPVRVQTAIEMRQIAEPYVRRKAVRHLEKKRIVIFACGMGNPYFSTDTAAALRAAEIDAEAILMAKNVDGIYDSDPSQNVNAVKYDKLSYQEYMNKGLCAIDLTAASFCKDNAIPTLVFGLNDPDNIIRAVKGEEIGTTIY; encoded by the coding sequence ATGAGCGAACTAAAATATAAGAGAATAATGTTAAAAATCAGTGGAGAAGCACTTGCAGGTGATAAGGGACAAGGTATTGATACCGACACAGTAAACGAAATATGTGAAAGAATATCAGTAGTATACAAAATGGGTGCTGAAATAGCTATTGTAGTAGGCGGAGGCAATTTCTGGAGAGGCAGAAGCGGAAAAGGTATGGACAGAACAACTGCCGACCATATGGGAATGCTTGCAACAGTCATTAATTCTCTTGGATTGCAGGATGCACTTGAATCTAGAGATATTCCCGTGAGAGTTCAGACTGCTATTGAAATGAGGCAGATTGCTGAACCTTATGTAAGAAGAAAAGCTGTAAGGCATCTTGAAAAGAAGAGAATAGTTATATTTGCATGTGGAATGGGAAATCCTTATTTTTCAACGGACACAGCGGCAGCATTAAGAGCAGCCGAGATAGATGCCGAAGCAATATTAATGGCAAAGAATGTAGACGGAATTTATGATTCTGATCCGTCACAAAATGTTAATGCAGTAAAATACGACAAGCTCAGCTATCAGGAATATATGAACAAAGGACTTTGTGCAATTGACCTGACAGCCGCTTCATTTTGTAAAGATAATGCTATACCAACACTGGTTTTCGGTCTTAATGATCCGGATAACATAATCAGAGCTGTAAAAGGTGAAGAGATTGGTACTACTATATATTGA
- a CDS encoding phosphatidate cytidylyltransferase, producing MARTRIISGLVGLVLLIGVLYMGSIVLGIAVSIIAAIGLYEFYNSISKTKGIHPIKIVGYLSIVPLLLLGLEKTGWYSLDLGTMTGMSVCLIIFVSMAVIVFGHKKYNIVDVCATAFGIAYIPFLMSFLIMLRNMEYGNILIWLIFIGAWGTDTLAYTFGRLFGKRKIIPEISPKKTLAGAIGGILGCIFLMIVFGVIVRNYFGLSISYVALILLGLLCGTISQIGDWAASAIKRYVNVKDFGNIMPGHGGVLDRFDSILFVAPVIYYVLVLFIK from the coding sequence ATGGCAAGAACAAGGATAATAAGCGGACTGGTTGGATTGGTGTTATTAATTGGAGTACTGTATATGGGTTCTATTGTACTGGGAATTGCAGTAAGTATTATAGCTGCAATCGGTTTATATGAATTTTATAATTCCATATCCAAAACAAAAGGAATACATCCTATAAAAATAGTAGGTTACTTGTCTATTGTTCCTTTATTGCTTTTGGGACTTGAAAAGACTGGTTGGTATAGTTTGGATTTGGGTACCATGACAGGTATGTCTGTTTGCCTTATTATTTTTGTAAGCATGGCAGTTATTGTATTCGGACATAAAAAATACAATATCGTAGATGTTTGTGCAACAGCTTTTGGTATAGCATATATTCCATTTCTTATGAGCTTTTTGATTATGCTTAGAAACATGGAATACGGAAACATACTCATTTGGTTGATTTTTATAGGAGCATGGGGAACTGACACACTTGCTTATACCTTCGGAAGATTGTTCGGCAAAAGGAAAATAATACCCGAAATAAGCCCCAAAAAAACACTGGCGGGAGCAATAGGCGGAATACTGGGATGTATTTTTCTCATGATAGTCTTCGGTGTTATTGTCAGAAATTATTTTGGTCTGAGTATAAGTTATGTTGCATTGATTTTATTGGGATTATTATGCGGAACTATATCTCAGATAGGTGATTGGGCTGCATCGGCTATAAAAAGATATGTAAATGTAAAAGATTTTGGGAATATAATGCCGGGACACGGCGGAGTACTTGACAGGTTTGACAGCATATTATTTGTTGCTCCTGTAATATATTACGTATTAGTTCTATTTATAAAATAA
- a CDS encoding beta-L-arabinofuranosidase domain-containing protein, whose translation MSQVKLIDPYLVNAFKKEIEYLEAFDCDKLLSCFYITKGLTPKAENYRGWENTEIRGHTMGHYLTALAQAYSATNDSKIYERLQYLMKELSLCQFESGYLSAFPEEFFDRVENRKPIWVPWYTMHKIITGLISVYKLAKIETALKIVSRLGEWVFSRTDKWTPEIHANVLAVEYGGMNDCMYELYKISGNEKHCTAAHMFDEIELFKEIHDGKDILNNRHANTTIPKFLGALNRYLAIGEEEQFYLDTCKEFWSIVTNNHSYVTGGNSEWEHFGEPGILDAERTSTNCETCNTYNMLKMTRELFKITGNKKYADFYENTFTNAILSSQNPDTGMTMYFQPMETGYFKVYGKPFEHFWCCTGTGMENFTKLNNSIYFYEEDRLYVNMYYSTELNWEEKGVKLTQNSDIPGTDRAGFTIKAETGAEFTLCMRIPTWAKGVKINVNNNLSIFTEERGYALIHRTWKDNDTVEIIFKIEPQLSTLPDNPNAVAFTYGPVVLSAGLGADEMEESTTGVMVTIPSKHVEIKDYLVIMNQSVDEWKKDIALNLKKAEGKLEFRLNGTDEDGRLVFTPHYRQHSQRYGIYWLLVEDGSDELNKYIDEKKKVEDIKSAEIDSIQIGNDQYELSHGIEGQYTESGDRDGFHYRFAKQKGWFSYNLKARNHENSFLQINYMPADCKAGFDILINDTLLSREVIGETPWNKTVSKIYHIPKELIGDRDYVTVKIMASEKEATARVIDILRTMKAV comes from the coding sequence ATGTCACAGGTGAAGCTGATTGATCCTTATTTGGTAAATGCATTCAAAAAGGAAATAGAGTATCTGGAAGCCTTCGACTGCGACAAACTATTATCCTGCTTTTATATTACAAAAGGCCTTACACCTAAAGCGGAAAACTACCGGGGATGGGAGAATACAGAAATCAGAGGACACACCATGGGGCACTATCTGACGGCTTTGGCACAAGCTTATTCTGCTACTAATGATAGCAAAATATATGAACGGCTGCAATATTTGATGAAGGAGCTTTCTTTGTGTCAATTTGAAAGTGGGTATCTATCTGCATTTCCTGAGGAGTTTTTTGACAGGGTTGAAAACAGAAAACCTATATGGGTACCTTGGTATACAATGCATAAAATAATTACAGGGCTAATATCTGTATATAAACTCGCTAAAATTGAAACAGCACTAAAAATAGTTTCCCGACTGGGAGAATGGGTATTTAGCAGAACTGACAAATGGACACCTGAAATACATGCAAATGTTTTGGCTGTGGAATACGGTGGTATGAACGATTGCATGTATGAACTTTATAAGATATCAGGAAATGAAAAACACTGTACTGCTGCCCATATGTTTGATGAAATAGAGCTTTTCAAGGAAATTCATGACGGAAAAGATATACTTAACAACAGGCACGCAAATACTACAATACCAAAATTTTTGGGTGCTTTGAACCGTTATCTGGCTATTGGAGAAGAGGAACAGTTCTATCTTGATACATGTAAAGAGTTCTGGAGTATTGTAACAAATAACCATAGCTATGTTACAGGAGGAAACAGTGAATGGGAACATTTCGGCGAACCTGGTATTCTGGATGCAGAGCGTACTTCAACTAATTGTGAAACCTGCAATACCTATAATATGCTTAAAATGACAAGAGAGTTGTTTAAAATTACCGGGAACAAAAAATATGCCGATTTTTATGAAAATACCTTTACCAATGCAATATTATCCTCACAAAACCCTGATACAGGAATGACTATGTACTTTCAACCCATGGAAACTGGTTATTTCAAGGTTTATGGTAAACCTTTCGAGCATTTTTGGTGCTGTACCGGAACAGGTATGGAAAATTTCACTAAATTAAATAACAGTATTTATTTTTATGAAGAAGACAGGCTGTACGTTAATATGTATTACTCCACGGAGTTAAACTGGGAGGAAAAGGGGGTAAAGCTTACTCAGAATTCTGATATACCCGGTACTGACAGGGCTGGTTTTACAATCAAAGCAGAAACAGGAGCAGAGTTCACATTATGTATGCGTATTCCTACCTGGGCAAAGGGAGTAAAAATCAATGTAAATAATAATTTAAGCATATTCACAGAAGAAAGAGGTTATGCACTAATTCACCGCACTTGGAAAGATAATGATACTGTTGAAATCATTTTTAAAATTGAACCCCAACTGTCAACTTTACCCGATAATCCAAATGCAGTTGCATTTACTTACGGGCCGGTTGTATTAAGCGCCGGACTTGGGGCAGATGAAATGGAAGAGTCAACTACCGGAGTTATGGTAACAATTCCAAGCAAGCATGTGGAAATAAAAGATTATTTAGTTATTATGAATCAAAGCGTTGATGAATGGAAAAAGGATATTGCATTGAACCTTAAAAAAGCCGAGGGCAAACTGGAGTTCCGGCTAAATGGTACCGACGAAGATGGAAGGCTGGTTTTTACCCCTCATTACAGACAGCATAGCCAGAGGTACGGAATATATTGGCTTCTTGTGGAGGATGGTTCAGATGAGCTGAACAAATACATTGATGAGAAGAAAAAAGTTGAAGACATCAAATCGGCAGAGATAGACAGCATACAGATTGGCAATGACCAATATGAACTGTCCCATGGTATTGAGGGCCAATATACAGAGTCAGGCGATAGGGATGGATTCCATTATAGATTTGCAAAACAGAAGGGCTGGTTCAGTTATAACTTAAAGGCTAGAAATCATGAGAACTCTTTTCTGCAAATTAATTATATGCCGGCAGACTGTAAAGCGGGTTTTGATATATTAATAAATGATACTCTGCTTTCACGGGAAGTTATAGGAGAAACTCCTTGGAATAAAACAGTTTCCAAGATATACCATATCCCAAAAGAATTGATTGGTGACAGAGATTATGTCACTGTTAAAATCATGGCTTCAGAGAAGGAAGCAACTGCAAGGGTAATTGATATTCTTCGTACAATGAAAGCAGTGTAA
- a CDS encoding 1-deoxy-D-xylulose-5-phosphate reductoisomerase, which translates to MAKIISIIGSTGSIGRQTLEAAKNLGVKVAALSANSNIELLEKQVREFKPDIASVGNTELAKEMSYRLGDTGVEVVWGQEGMKRVVEHSEVDTVVTSVVGTAGLIPTMHAIRHKKNIALANKETLVTAGQLVMEEAKKNNVNIFPVDSEHSAIYQCLLGNKDKQVEKIIITASGGPFRGKKIEELKNITPMQALKHPNWSMGNKITIDSATLMNKGLEVIEAKWLFQRDLDSIQVLVHPQSIIHSMVQYVDGSVMAQLGSPDMRIPIQLALTYPDRCQNDFNKLDFLKCPPLTFEEPDIATFKCLRLAYSSLETGGTMAAAMNAANEIAVAAFLDNRIGFTEIADTIERVMQKHNVNICPCMDDIIEVDCWARETAKQLII; encoded by the coding sequence ATGGCAAAAATTATATCCATAATAGGTTCAACAGGTTCAATAGGCAGGCAAACCTTAGAGGCGGCGAAAAACCTTGGGGTCAAAGTTGCTGCGTTATCAGCCAATTCCAATATAGAGCTTTTGGAAAAGCAGGTACGTGAATTCAAGCCTGATATTGCTTCTGTAGGGAATACCGAGTTGGCAAAAGAGATGTCATACAGATTGGGTGATACAGGCGTAGAAGTGGTATGGGGACAGGAAGGTATGAAAAGAGTTGTAGAGCACTCTGAAGTTGATACCGTAGTTACTTCTGTAGTTGGAACAGCAGGTTTGATACCCACAATGCATGCTATCAGGCATAAAAAAAATATAGCACTTGCAAACAAGGAGACACTTGTAACTGCAGGTCAGCTGGTGATGGAAGAGGCAAAAAAGAATAATGTAAATATCTTTCCTGTTGACAGTGAACACTCAGCTATATACCAGTGCCTTTTGGGGAATAAAGACAAACAGGTAGAAAAAATAATAATAACTGCTTCAGGTGGTCCTTTTAGGGGTAAGAAAATAGAAGAACTCAAAAATATAACACCTATGCAGGCATTAAAACATCCAAACTGGAGTATGGGAAACAAGATAACAATTGATTCTGCAACTCTTATGAACAAAGGACTTGAGGTAATAGAGGCAAAATGGCTGTTCCAGAGGGATTTGGACAGTATTCAGGTTTTGGTGCATCCCCAGAGTATTATACATTCGATGGTACAATATGTGGATGGCTCCGTTATGGCTCAACTTGGTTCCCCTGACATGAGGATACCTATACAGCTGGCATTAACCTATCCGGACAGATGCCAAAATGATTTTAATAAACTTGATTTTCTCAAATGTCCTCCTTTGACCTTTGAAGAGCCGGACATAGCTACCTTCAAGTGTCTTCGTCTGGCATACTCGTCATTGGAGACAGGTGGGACAATGGCTGCGGCAATGAATGCTGCAAATGAGATTGCAGTTGCGGCATTTCTGGATAATCGTATAGGCTTTACTGAAATTGCGGATACAATAGAAAGGGTAATGCAAAAACACAATGTGAATATTTGTCCTTGCATGGATGATATAATAGAAGTAGACTGTTGGGCAAGGGAAACAGCAAAACAACTTATAATTTAA
- the frr gene encoding ribosome recycling factor has protein sequence MDKELYKPIEEKMKKTINVLKDNLAGIRAGRANPAILDKLTIDYYGAATPIQQIATVSVPEARVILIQPWEAKLLKDIEKEIQKSDIGINPNNDGKVIRLVFPALTEERRKELTKQAKKEGEESKVAIRSIRRDSIEGMKSKKKNGEITEDDLKDAEKDIQNLTDRYIADIDKIIEAKDKEIMEV, from the coding sequence ATGGATAAGGAACTTTACAAGCCAATCGAAGAAAAAATGAAAAAAACCATAAATGTATTAAAGGACAATCTTGCTGGAATCAGAGCAGGAAGAGCGAATCCTGCAATATTGGATAAACTCACAATTGATTATTATGGTGCAGCCACTCCTATTCAGCAGATTGCAACAGTGTCAGTACCTGAAGCCAGAGTTATTTTAATTCAGCCATGGGAAGCAAAACTGTTAAAAGACATTGAGAAGGAAATTCAGAAATCTGACATAGGAATCAACCCAAACAATGACGGCAAAGTTATAAGGCTTGTTTTTCCTGCATTAACAGAAGAAAGACGTAAAGAACTTACAAAGCAGGCAAAAAAAGAAGGCGAAGAATCAAAAGTTGCCATAAGGTCAATCAGAAGAGATTCTATTGAAGGCATGAAGTCAAAGAAAAAGAACGGCGAAATCACAGAAGACGATTTAAAGGATGCAGAAAAGGATATACAAAACCTTACTGACAGATATATTGCCGACATTGACAAGATTATTGAAGCCAAAGATAAGGAAATAATGGAGGTATAA
- the tsf gene encoding translation elongation factor Ts — protein sequence MITAEMVKQLRERTGAGMMDCKRALNDANGDAEKAIELLREKGLSAAAKKAGRIAAEGLVEAYIHGDGRIGVLVEVNIETDFAARGDEFKQFVKDIAMQIAASKPEFVKKEDVPASVIESEKEILRAQARNEGKPEKIIDKMVEGRIEKFYAENCLMEQAFIKDPDMTVGQLLTEKIAHIGENISIRRFARFERGEGIEKKDENFADEVMKQING from the coding sequence ATGATTACTGCTGAAATGGTAAAGCAGCTCCGCGAAAGAACCGGAGCAGGAATGATGGACTGCAAAAGAGCACTCAATGATGCAAACGGAGATGCTGAAAAAGCTATCGAATTGTTAAGAGAAAAGGGTCTCTCTGCTGCAGCTAAGAAAGCGGGAAGAATTGCTGCTGAAGGTTTGGTTGAGGCTTATATACACGGCGACGGAAGAATTGGTGTTCTTGTTGAAGTAAATATTGAAACAGATTTTGCTGCAAGAGGAGACGAATTCAAACAGTTCGTAAAGGATATTGCAATGCAGATAGCTGCAAGCAAGCCTGAATTTGTTAAGAAAGAAGATGTTCCTGCTTCAGTTATTGAAAGCGAAAAGGAAATATTAAGAGCTCAAGCAAGAAATGAAGGAAAACCTGAAAAGATAATAGATAAAATGGTTGAAGGCAGAATTGAAAAGTTCTATGCTGAAAACTGTTTGATGGAACAAGCATTTATAAAAGATCCTGATATGACAGTTGGACAGTTATTAACTGAAAAGATAGCTCATATCGGTGAAAATATTTCAATCAGAAGGTTTGCAAGATTTGAAAGAGGCGAAGGTATCGAAAAGAAAGATGAAAACTTTGCTGATGAAGTAATGAAACAAATAAATGGTTAA
- a CDS encoding isoprenyl transferase produces MGFFDKIFPQKKIDNNFQCIPQHIAIIPDGNGRWAKKRSLPRNVGHKEGSMTLKKVVIYCSKVGVKHLTVYAFSTENWKRPQSEVDALMGLLLEFLRNAERELAGSNVRIRVIGDINGLPEELQNEIARVEKMTSINNGLNLNIALNYGSRFEILYAVKKIAKEIKDGKLSIDDIDENQMEQHLYTKGIPEPDLLIRTSGEQRISNYLLWQCAYTEFWFTDTLWPDFNESHIAEAIKAFEKRNRRYGGIEN; encoded by the coding sequence ATGGGGTTTTTTGATAAGATATTCCCCCAAAAGAAAATAGACAATAATTTTCAATGTATTCCGCAGCATATAGCTATAATTCCTGACGGAAACGGAAGATGGGCAAAAAAGAGAAGCTTGCCCAGAAACGTTGGACATAAAGAAGGCTCAATGACTCTTAAAAAGGTTGTCATTTATTGCTCAAAGGTTGGAGTTAAACATTTAACGGTTTATGCCTTTTCTACCGAGAATTGGAAAAGACCGCAAAGTGAAGTTGATGCACTTATGGGCCTGCTTTTGGAATTTCTTCGCAATGCAGAAAGAGAACTGGCAGGAAGTAATGTAAGAATAAGGGTTATTGGAGATATTAACGGACTTCCTGAGGAACTGCAAAATGAAATTGCTAGAGTTGAAAAGATGACAAGCATAAATAACGGATTGAATCTAAATATTGCCCTTAACTATGGCTCAAGGTTTGAGATATTATATGCAGTTAAAAAAATAGCTAAGGAAATTAAAGACGGAAAACTATCAATAGATGATATAGATGAAAATCAGATGGAACAGCATTTGTATACCAAAGGTATACCTGAGCCTGACTTACTCATCAGAACCAGCGGTGAGCAGAGAATCAGTAATTATCTGCTATGGCAATGTGCTTATACAGAGTTCTGGTTTACCGATACACTATGGCCTGATTTTAACGAGAGTCATATTGCCGAGGCAATAAAAGCTTTTGAGAAAAGAAATCGTCGGTATGGCGGAATAGAAAATTAA
- the rpsB gene encoding 30S ribosomal protein S2, with protein sequence MAVISMKQLLEAGVHFGHQTRRWNPKMAEYIFTERNGIYIIDLQKTVKKVDDAYFFIREVAMNGQDVLFVGTKKQAQDSIKEEAERSGQFFVNNRWLGGMLTNFKTITKRINRLNQLTAMEADGTFDVLPKKEVSKLKKEMADLEKNLGGIKNMKKLPGAMFVVDPRKERNAILEAKRLGIPVVAIVDTNCDPDEVDFVIPGNDDAIRAVKLIAAKMADAVIEGRQGEQLSETPAETAEVAEEAQVAVEAAE encoded by the coding sequence ATGGCAGTTATTTCAATGAAACAACTTTTGGAGGCAGGTGTTCACTTTGGTCATCAGACTAGAAGATGGAACCCTAAGATGGCAGAATATATCTTTACGGAGCGTAACGGTATATACATCATAGACCTTCAGAAAACAGTAAAAAAGGTTGACGATGCATACTTCTTCATCAGAGAAGTAGCTATGAACGGACAGGATGTATTGTTCGTTGGAACTAAGAAACAAGCACAGGATTCAATTAAGGAAGAAGCTGAAAGAAGCGGACAGTTCTTTGTAAACAACAGATGGTTGGGCGGAATGCTTACAAACTTCAAGACTATTACAAAGAGAATCAACAGATTGAATCAGTTGACTGCTATGGAAGCAGACGGAACTTTCGATGTACTTCCTAAGAAGGAAGTTAGCAAGCTGAAGAAGGAAATGGCTGATCTCGAAAAGAATCTTGGCGGAATCAAGAACATGAAGAAGCTTCCTGGCGCAATGTTTGTTGTTGACCCAAGGAAGGAAAGAAATGCTATTCTTGAAGCAAAGAGACTTGGTATCCCGGTTGTAGCTATTGTTGATACAAACTGTGATCCTGATGAAGTTGATTTTGTAATTCCCGGTAATGACGATGCAATCAGAGCTGTTAAGCTTATTGCTGCTAAAATGGCTGATGCTGTTATAGAAGGACGTCAGGGAGAACAACTTTCAGAAACTCCTGCTGAAACAGCTGAAGTAGCTGAAGAAGCACAAGTAGCTGTAGAAGCTGCAGAATAA